One Henriciella litoralis genomic window carries:
- a CDS encoding putative DNA modification/repair radical SAM protein, whose amino-acid sequence MAKKSLIDRLAILADAAKYDASCASSGSVKRNSMKTGGVGSTGGTGICHAYAPDGRCISLLKILMTNFCIYDCRYCVNRVSSNVERARFSVDEIVQLTLDFYKRNYIEGLFLSSGIIRSSNYTMEQMVEVARKLREDHHFGGYIHLKSIPEADPALIEQAGLHADRLSINIELPKETSLKAYAPEKSGAVIRTAMASVRKGIDDRRTDIKERAKARPKKFAPGGQSTQMIVGADASSDRDIISTSATLYTGYKLRRVYYSAFSPIQDSSADLPIIRPPLMREHRLYQADWLMRFYGFEQEEIFEARRDGMLDLEIDPKLAWALERRERFPVDVNRASREDLLRVPGFGTKTVNRILTARRHTHLRLEHVGKIVRSLKASRDFIQTIDWHPARTLDITDLRSRFLPKPVQLELL is encoded by the coding sequence ATGGCGAAGAAGTCCCTGATCGATCGACTGGCAATCCTTGCCGACGCGGCAAAATATGATGCGTCTTGCGCGTCGTCTGGTTCAGTCAAACGAAATTCGATGAAGACCGGCGGCGTTGGCTCGACGGGCGGCACAGGTATCTGCCACGCCTATGCGCCGGATGGGCGATGCATTTCGCTCCTCAAGATCCTGATGACCAATTTCTGCATTTATGACTGCCGCTATTGCGTCAATCGCGTCTCGAGCAATGTCGAGCGGGCGCGCTTCTCTGTCGATGAGATCGTTCAGCTGACGCTCGATTTCTACAAGCGCAATTACATCGAAGGCCTGTTCCTCTCCTCAGGCATCATCCGGTCCAGCAATTATACGATGGAGCAGATGGTCGAAGTGGCCCGCAAACTGCGCGAAGACCATCATTTCGGCGGCTATATCCATCTGAAATCCATCCCGGAAGCAGATCCGGCCCTGATTGAGCAGGCCGGGCTTCATGCCGACCGATTGTCGATCAATATCGAGCTTCCAAAAGAGACATCCCTTAAAGCCTACGCGCCGGAAAAGTCGGGTGCCGTTATCCGCACCGCCATGGCCAGTGTCCGGAAGGGCATTGATGATCGGCGCACGGATATCAAGGAGAGGGCAAAAGCCCGGCCGAAGAAGTTCGCGCCCGGCGGGCAATCGACCCAGATGATTGTCGGCGCCGATGCGTCGTCGGATCGTGACATCATCTCGACGAGTGCGACGCTCTATACCGGGTACAAGCTTCGCCGCGTCTACTACTCGGCCTTCAGCCCCATTCAGGATAGTTCAGCCGACCTGCCAATTATTCGCCCGCCGCTGATGCGCGAACACCGGCTCTATCAGGCTGACTGGCTGATGCGGTTTTATGGCTTCGAGCAGGAAGAGATTTTCGAGGCACGGCGCGACGGCATGCTGGACCTCGAAATCGACCCTAAGCTCGCCTGGGCACTTGAGCGGCGTGAGCGCTTTCCGGTTGATGTAAACCGCGCGAGCCGGGAAGACCTTCTCAGAGTGCCCGGTTTCGGCACCAAGACGGTCAACCGCATTCTCACCGCGCGTCGGCACACGCATCTAAGACTTGAGCATGTCGGCAAGATCGTCCGGTCCCTGAAGGCCAGCCGTGACTTTATCCAGACCATTGACTGGCACCCGGCCCGCACGCTCGACATTACCGATTTGCGCAGCCGCTTCCTGCCGAAACCGGTTCAGCTGGAATTGCTCTGA
- a CDS encoding NepR family anti-sigma factor, which yields MKSRVREMTKQRENNSMKGMSAEERHARRAFRNAMSKGLKKTYDRVAAKRVPDDFMALLAQADQKLKA from the coding sequence TTGAAATCGAGAGTTAGAGAAATGACAAAGCAACGTGAAAACAACAGCATGAAAGGAATGAGCGCCGAAGAGCGCCATGCCCGTCGTGCGTTTCGCAATGCGATGTCAAAGGGCTTGAAAAAGACCTATGATAGAGTGGCCGCAAAGCGCGTTCCGGACGACTTTATGGCCTTGCTGGCTCAGGCCGATCAAAAGCTGAAAGCTTAG
- the doeB2 gene encoding N(2)-acetyl-L-2,4-diaminobutanoate deacetylase DoeB2, with the protein MAPPFFSNSGPDDLSNWSSLVSNSIAFRHHLHRHPELSWKEKNTAAAIRQALDQLGIEWSVCADTGTIGRLAQSAKGPHIGLRADIDALPIHEANDHDHASTADGCMHACGHDGHSAALMSAAAWLKAHEDDLPGPVTLLFQPAEEGGHGARKMIEDGALKGLDAIYGWHNWPAIPFGKAVCPDGAVMAGNGTFRITLKGAGGHASQPENTRDPVLAAAAVTMALQQIISRRITPQNAAVVSVTSINAPSGETVIPDSAALAGSIRIANPDDRARIDAMITEIATAQAAAYGVEAEIEIFPRYDATINHPAEAATMRSAIEADLGADWLFEELPVPIMASEDFSYYLKELPGAFALIGADDGNGHHEPCHSPRYDFNDRLLPVITRIYARLAGAPLPEQSSLSQD; encoded by the coding sequence ATGGCACCACCTTTCTTTAGCAATAGCGGGCCGGACGATCTATCCAACTGGTCGTCGCTCGTCTCCAATTCCATCGCGTTCAGACATCATCTGCATCGCCATCCGGAACTGAGCTGGAAGGAAAAGAATACCGCCGCTGCCATCCGCCAGGCGCTGGACCAGCTCGGCATTGAATGGAGTGTCTGTGCAGACACCGGCACGATCGGGCGTCTCGCACAGTCGGCGAAGGGGCCACATATCGGGCTTCGGGCCGACATTGATGCGCTGCCTATTCACGAAGCGAACGATCATGACCATGCATCGACGGCTGACGGTTGCATGCATGCTTGCGGTCATGATGGTCACTCAGCGGCCCTGATGTCGGCTGCGGCCTGGCTGAAAGCGCATGAAGATGATTTGCCCGGCCCGGTTACGCTGTTGTTTCAGCCGGCTGAAGAAGGCGGGCATGGCGCACGCAAGATGATCGAGGATGGGGCTTTGAAAGGCCTCGACGCAATTTATGGCTGGCACAATTGGCCGGCTATTCCGTTTGGCAAAGCAGTTTGCCCGGATGGCGCCGTCATGGCTGGCAATGGCACGTTTCGCATCACTTTGAAGGGCGCGGGCGGTCACGCAAGCCAGCCAGAAAATACGCGGGACCCGGTGCTGGCCGCCGCAGCCGTGACGATGGCGCTACAGCAGATCATTTCGCGCCGGATTACGCCGCAGAACGCGGCTGTGGTGAGCGTCACATCAATCAATGCGCCAAGCGGCGAGACTGTCATCCCAGATAGTGCGGCGCTCGCGGGCAGTATCCGCATCGCCAACCCCGATGATCGGGCGCGGATTGATGCGATGATCACAGAAATCGCGACGGCACAGGCCGCTGCCTATGGCGTTGAAGCCGAGATCGAAATCTTTCCGCGCTATGACGCGACAATCAATCATCCGGCTGAAGCCGCTACGATGCGCTCCGCCATTGAGGCGGATCTCGGGGCTGACTGGCTGTTTGAAGAGCTCCCCGTTCCGATCATGGCGTCGGAAGATTTCAGCTATTACCTCAAAGAGCTGCCGGGTGCCTTTGCGCTGATCGGCGCTGATGACGGCAATGGCCACCACGAACCCTGCCACAGCCCACGCTATGACTTCAATGACAGGCTGTTGCCGGTCATCACGAGAATTTACGCGCGCCTCGCCGGTGCGCCGCTGCCCGAACAATCGAGTCTTTCACAGGATTGA